A DNA window from Streptomyces caniferus contains the following coding sequences:
- a CDS encoding ribonuclease HII: MPYEPPTHSVERSLRATTGAKVVAGIDEVGRGAWAGPVSVCAAITGLRRPPDGLTDSKLLTPKRRELCEVLGEWVTSYALGHSSPEEIDALGMTAALRLAAVRALEALPVQPDAIILDGKHNYLGAPWQVRTVIKGDQSCIAVAAASVIAKVRRDAMMAELGLVYADFDFAANAGYPSPTHRIALEEYGPTPHHRVSWSYMDALPRWRHLKKARITPEAAALEAGGQLGFDF, translated from the coding sequence ATGCCGTACGAGCCCCCCACCCATTCCGTCGAGCGATCATTGCGCGCCACGACGGGCGCCAAGGTCGTTGCAGGTATCGACGAGGTCGGGCGCGGAGCCTGGGCCGGTCCGGTCAGCGTCTGCGCAGCCATCACCGGTCTGCGCCGGCCGCCCGACGGTCTCACCGATTCCAAGCTGCTGACCCCCAAGCGCCGCGAACTGTGCGAAGTGCTCGGCGAGTGGGTCACGTCGTACGCCCTGGGGCACTCCTCGCCCGAGGAGATCGACGCACTGGGCATGACCGCGGCCCTGCGGCTCGCGGCAGTCCGGGCCCTGGAGGCGCTGCCGGTTCAGCCGGACGCGATCATTCTCGACGGCAAGCACAACTACCTGGGCGCGCCATGGCAAGTCCGCACGGTCATCAAGGGCGACCAGTCCTGCATCGCGGTCGCCGCCGCGTCCGTGATCGCCAAGGTGCGACGCGACGCGATGATGGCCGAACTGGGCCTGGTCTACGCCGACTTCGACTTCGCGGCCAACGCAGGCTACCCCTCACCGACCCATCGCATTGCCCTGGAGGAGTACGGTCCTACGCCGCACCACCGAGTGTCGTGGTCCTACATGGATGCCCTGCCCCGCTGGCGGCATCTGAAGAAGGCGCGCATCACCCCCGAAGCAGCCGCTCTGGAAGCCGGTGGCCAACTCGGCTTCGATTTCTGA
- a CDS encoding RecQ family ATP-dependent DNA helicase, translating into MSNEDLRAAADAVLSLVGDPGGEARLREDQWRAIEALVADHRRALVVQRTGWGKSAVYFVATALLRERGSGPTVIVSPLLALMRNQVEAAARAGIRARTINSANTEEWDTVQAEVAAGEVDVLLVSPERLNNPDFRDQVLPKLAAATGLLVVDEAHCISDWGHDFRPDYRRLRTMLADLPPGVPVLATTATANARVTADVAEQLGTGGGSTEALVLRGPLDRESLSLGVLPLPDAAHRLAWLADHLHELPGSGIIYTLTVAAAEEVTAFLRHRGHTVSSYTGKTENADRQQAEDDLLANRVKALVATSALGMGFDKPDLGFVVHMGSPSSPIAYYQQVGRAGRGVEHAEVLLLPGREDEAIWKYFASLAFPPEEQVRRTLDVLAAAGRPVSLPALEPQVELRRSRLEIMLKVLDVDGAVQRVKGGWTSTGRPWSYDAERYAWVTRQREAEQQAMREYATTTGCRMEFLRRQLDDEAAVACGRCDNCAGARFTTEVSAAALEGARGELGRPGVEVEPRRMWPTGLPAVGVDLKGRIPAGELAATGRALGRLSDIGWGNRLRPMLAPQAPDGPVPDDVAAAVVTVLADWAKGPGGWASGAADAPARPVGVVALSSRSRPQLIRSLAERIAAVGRMPFLGAVTSVDDGADGRIPRSNSAQRLRALDGSLGVPPELAQALESAGGPVLLVDDYADTGWTLAVAARLLRRAGAAEVFPLVLAVQG; encoded by the coding sequence ATGAGCAACGAAGATCTGCGTGCCGCAGCCGATGCCGTCCTGAGCCTCGTCGGGGATCCCGGCGGCGAGGCCAGGCTGCGCGAGGATCAGTGGCGGGCGATCGAGGCGCTGGTCGCCGACCACCGCCGCGCGCTGGTCGTACAGCGCACGGGCTGGGGCAAGTCCGCGGTCTATTTCGTCGCGACGGCGCTGCTGCGTGAGCGCGGCAGCGGACCGACCGTGATCGTCTCCCCGCTGCTCGCGCTGATGCGCAATCAGGTCGAGGCCGCCGCGCGGGCCGGGATCCGCGCCCGCACGATCAACTCCGCCAACACCGAGGAGTGGGACACCGTCCAGGCCGAGGTGGCGGCCGGCGAGGTGGACGTCCTGCTGGTCAGCCCCGAGCGCCTCAACAACCCGGACTTCCGCGACCAGGTGCTGCCCAAGCTCGCGGCGGCGACCGGTCTGCTGGTGGTCGACGAAGCGCACTGCATCTCCGACTGGGGCCATGATTTCCGGCCGGACTACCGACGGCTGCGCACCATGCTCGCCGATCTCCCGCCCGGTGTGCCCGTGCTCGCCACCACGGCCACGGCCAACGCGCGGGTGACCGCCGATGTCGCCGAACAGCTCGGCACGGGCGGGGGCTCCACCGAGGCACTGGTGCTGCGCGGGCCGCTGGACCGGGAGAGCCTGAGCCTGGGCGTCCTCCCGCTGCCGGACGCCGCGCACCGGCTCGCCTGGCTCGCGGACCATCTGCACGAGCTGCCGGGCTCGGGGATCATCTATACGCTCACCGTTGCCGCAGCCGAGGAGGTCACGGCCTTCCTGCGTCATCGGGGGCACACGGTCTCCTCGTACACCGGCAAGACGGAGAACGCCGACCGCCAGCAGGCCGAGGACGATCTGCTCGCCAATCGCGTCAAGGCGCTGGTGGCGACCTCGGCGCTGGGCATGGGCTTCGACAAGCCCGACCTGGGTTTCGTGGTGCACATGGGTTCGCCGTCGTCCCCCATCGCGTACTACCAGCAGGTGGGCCGGGCCGGCCGTGGGGTCGAGCACGCCGAGGTGCTGTTGCTGCCCGGGCGGGAGGACGAGGCGATCTGGAAGTACTTCGCCTCGCTGGCCTTCCCGCCCGAGGAGCAGGTGCGGCGGACGCTGGACGTCCTGGCGGCCGCCGGCCGGCCGGTGTCCCTGCCGGCCCTGGAGCCGCAGGTCGAACTGCGCCGCTCACGCCTGGAGATCATGCTCAAGGTGCTCGATGTGGACGGCGCCGTACAGCGCGTCAAGGGTGGCTGGACCTCCACCGGCCGCCCGTGGTCGTACGACGCCGAGCGTTATGCGTGGGTGACGCGCCAGCGCGAGGCCGAGCAGCAGGCGATGCGGGAGTACGCCACCACGACGGGCTGCCGCATGGAGTTCCTGCGACGGCAGCTGGACGACGAGGCGGCCGTGGCGTGCGGGCGCTGCGACAACTGTGCCGGGGCGCGGTTCACCACCGAGGTGTCCGCCGCAGCGCTGGAGGGGGCGCGCGGTGAGCTGGGACGGCCCGGGGTGGAAGTGGAGCCGCGGCGGATGTGGCCGACGGGCCTGCCGGCCGTCGGTGTCGACCTCAAGGGGCGTATCCCGGCAGGTGAGCTGGCCGCGACCGGCCGCGCACTGGGCCGGCTCTCCGATATCGGGTGGGGCAACCGGCTGCGCCCGATGCTCGCCCCGCAGGCCCCGGACGGCCCGGTCCCCGACGATGTCGCGGCCGCGGTGGTCACCGTGCTCGCCGACTGGGCCAAGGGCCCCGGTGGTTGGGCCTCGGGGGCGGCGGACGCACCGGCCCGCCCGGTGGGCGTCGTCGCGCTCTCCTCGCGCAGCCGCCCGCAGCTGATCCGGTCGCTGGCCGAGCGGATCGCCGCAGTCGGCCGCATGCCGTTCCTGGGCGCGGTGACCTCGGTGGACGACGGTGCCGACGGCAGGATTCCGCGCAGCAACAGTGCCCAGCGGCTCCGGGCTCTGGACGGTTCGCTGGGCGTACCACCCGAGCTGGCGCAGGCGTTGGAGTCGGCGGGCGGTCCGGTGCTGCTGGTGGACGACTACGCCGATACCGGCTGGACGCTGGCCGTGGCCGCCCGGCTGCTGCGCCGGGCGGGGGCAGCGGAGGTGTTTCCGCTGGTCCTCGCCGTACAGGGCTAG